A region from the Triticum aestivum cultivar Chinese Spring chromosome 3D, IWGSC CS RefSeq v2.1, whole genome shotgun sequence genome encodes:
- the LOC123079268 gene encoding clp protease adapter protein ClpF, chloroplastic, protein MQGISVCDSVATPHGTNCRSACVARNDLRFCYKINPASRGAYAWRWCAEKLHMGTNRGKINTTVRTNARWFFGGDARNSNSNNNAAARLERSESANEDILIFYFQLDVQTRIQYALNIEQFDAAKQLREKLAEIETEVTRQREAKRGSSKNEAQDKSLNLLRARADLQNAIESENYALAAELRDTISKLEGDSLALSAKALAYQSVKYEFRLGQKVRHKVHGYRAVICGMDPVCCESKSWMETANVEKLSKGPNQPFYQVLVDVYADPELLVAYVAEENLSEAEESEKGRFEHPYTEFLFYGEDTARDFIPVKQLREKYDQPRYEASGDENDDDGTTNS, encoded by the exons ATGCAAGGCATATCTGTGTGCGATTCGGTCGCCACGCCCCACGGAACAAACTGCAGATCAGCCTGTGTTGCTAGGAATGATCTGAGGTTCTGTTACAAAATAAATCCTGCAAGCCGTGGGGCATACGCGTGGCGCTGGTGTGCGGAAAAGCTGCACATGGGGACCAACCGTGGAAAAATAAACACCACAGTAAGGACCAATGCCAGATGGTTCTTTGGAGGAGATGCTCGTAACAGTAACAGTAACAATAATGCGGCCGCGAGGCTGGAGCGCAGTGAGTCTGCTAACGAAGACATCTTGATCTTCTACTTTCAGCTGGATGTACAGACTCGGATACAG TATGCATTGAATATAGAGCAGTTTGATGCGGCAAAGCAATTAAGGGAAAAGCTTGCTGAG ATCGAAACAGAGGTAACTAGGCAGCGTGAAGCTAAAAGAGGTTCATCGAAGAATGAAGCTCAGGATAAATCTTTAAATCTCCTACGCGCGCG TGCAGATTTGCAGAATGCTATTGAGAGCGAGAACTATGCTTTGGCAGCTGAGCTGCGTGACACAATCTCTAAGCTTGAG GGTGATTCTCTGGCACTTTCTGCTAAAGCCCTGGCCTACCAAAGTGTGAAATATGAGTTTCGACTAGGGCAGAAAGTACGCCACAAAGTACATG GATATAGAGCTGTGATATGTGGCATGGATCCTGTGTGCTGTGAATCCAAGTCATGGATGGAGACGGCAAATGTGGAGAAGTTATCTAAAGGACCAAATCAACCTTTTTATCAA GTGCTGGTTGATGTATATGCTGATCCAGAACTCCTTGTTGCATATG TCGCAGAAGAAAATCTTTCAGAAGCTGAAGAATCAGAGAAA GGAAGGTTTGAGCACCCCTACACCGAATTCCTATTTTATGGCGAGGACACAGCTCGGGACTTCATTCCTGTGAAGCAACTCCGTGAGAAGTATGACCAGCCACGCTATGAAGCTTCTGGAGATGAAAATGACGACGATGGCACTACAAATAGCTAA
- the LOC123079271 gene encoding isopentenyl phosphate kinase isoform X1, with product MAEAARKQRSPAAPRPVRCIVKLGGAAITNKGKLESIDEESLRSACAQLRQAMSESDGTAPEKVRGMDWSRRPGDPADPVVDAEGFAGMAGLGLDSNFVVVHGAGSFGHFQASRSGVHKGGLHSTLVKAGFVATRISVTSLNQEIVRALAREGIPSVGMSPFACGWSTQRRDLASANASQIIESLHAGFVPVLHGDAVLDESLDCTILSGDVIIRHLAQLLTPKYVVFLTDVHGVYDRPPTDPNAVLLKEIEVDDNGGWSIVKPALQGNRKEVEISVAAHDTTGGMETKILEAAAIARLGVDVYITKVDTEHSLRALKGDVNTSSDDWLGTVIRAAK from the exons ATGGCGGAGGCGGCACGGAAGCAGCGGAGccccgccgcgccccgccccgtccgcTGCATCGTTAAGCTAG GCGGAGCGGCCATCACGAACAAGGGGAAGCTGGAGAGCATCGACGAGGAGAGCCTGCGGTCGGCGTGCGCGCAGCTGCGGCAGGCCATGTCCGAGTCCGACGGCACCGCCCCGGAGAAGGTTAGGGGGATGGACTGGAGCAGGAGGCCCGGCGATCCGGCCGACCCGGTCGTGGACGCGGAGGGGTTCGCGGGTATGGCGGGGCTGGGGCTCGACAGCAACTTCGTCGTCGTCCACGGCGCAG GTTCTTTTGGCCACTTCCAAGCAAGTAGATCTGGAGTACATAAAGGAGGGTTGCATTCAACACTGGTGAAGGCTGGCTTTGTGGCTACAAGAATTTCA GTGACTTCTCTCAACCAGGAAATTGTTAGAGCCTTGGCAAGAG AAGGAATACCGTCTGTTGGGATGTCACCATTTGCTTGTGGATGGTCTACTCAGCgaagagat CTTGCATCAGCCAATGCTTCTCAAATCATTGAGTCACTCCATGCTGGTTTTGTCCCT GTTTTGCACGGAGATGCTGTTCTTGATGAATCGCTG GACTGCACCATATTGAGTGGGGATGTCATTATACGCCACCTTGCACAGCTTTTGACTCCAAAATATGTCGTGTTTCTG ACAGATGTTCATGGAGTATATGACCGTCCTCCAACTGACCCAAATGCAGTACTTCTCAAAGAGATAG AGGTAGATGACAACGGAGGCTGGTCGATTGTAAAACCTGCATTACAAGGCAACAGAAAAGAAG TGGAGATATCAGTAGCCGCACACGACACCACTGGAGGAATGGAGACCAAAATACTGGAAGCTGCCGCGATAGCTAGGCTTGGAGTTGATGTGTACATCACAAAG GTTGACACTGAGCACTCCCTGAGAGCCTTGAAGGGGGATGTGAACACAAGCTCGGACGATTGGCTTGGGACTGTTATACGCGCTGCCAAATAG
- the LOC123079271 gene encoding isopentenyl phosphate kinase isoform X2, with amino-acid sequence MAEAARKQRSPAAPRPVRCIVKLGGAAITNKGKLESIDEESLRSACAQLRQAMSESDGTAPEKVRGMDWSRRPGDPADPVVDAEGFAGMAGLGLDSNFVVVHGAGSFGHFQASRSGVHKGGLHSTLVKAGFVATRISVTSLNQEIVRALAREGIPSVGMSPFACGWSTQRRDLASANASQIIESLHAGFVPVLHGDAVLDESLDCTILSGDVIIRHLAQLLTPKYVVFLTDVHGVYDRPPTDPNAVLLKEIEVDDNGGWSIVKPALQGNRKEDVLLVN; translated from the exons ATGGCGGAGGCGGCACGGAAGCAGCGGAGccccgccgcgccccgccccgtccgcTGCATCGTTAAGCTAG GCGGAGCGGCCATCACGAACAAGGGGAAGCTGGAGAGCATCGACGAGGAGAGCCTGCGGTCGGCGTGCGCGCAGCTGCGGCAGGCCATGTCCGAGTCCGACGGCACCGCCCCGGAGAAGGTTAGGGGGATGGACTGGAGCAGGAGGCCCGGCGATCCGGCCGACCCGGTCGTGGACGCGGAGGGGTTCGCGGGTATGGCGGGGCTGGGGCTCGACAGCAACTTCGTCGTCGTCCACGGCGCAG GTTCTTTTGGCCACTTCCAAGCAAGTAGATCTGGAGTACATAAAGGAGGGTTGCATTCAACACTGGTGAAGGCTGGCTTTGTGGCTACAAGAATTTCA GTGACTTCTCTCAACCAGGAAATTGTTAGAGCCTTGGCAAGAG AAGGAATACCGTCTGTTGGGATGTCACCATTTGCTTGTGGATGGTCTACTCAGCgaagagat CTTGCATCAGCCAATGCTTCTCAAATCATTGAGTCACTCCATGCTGGTTTTGTCCCT GTTTTGCACGGAGATGCTGTTCTTGATGAATCGCTG GACTGCACCATATTGAGTGGGGATGTCATTATACGCCACCTTGCACAGCTTTTGACTCCAAAATATGTCGTGTTTCTG ACAGATGTTCATGGAGTATATGACCGTCCTCCAACTGACCCAAATGCAGTACTTCTCAAAGAGATAG AGGTAGATGACAACGGAGGCTGGTCGATTGTAAAACCTGCATTACAAGGCAACAGAAAAGAAG ATGTACTGCTTGTAAACTAG